In one window of Acanthochromis polyacanthus isolate Apoly-LR-REF ecotype Palm Island chromosome 8, KAUST_Apoly_ChrSc, whole genome shotgun sequence DNA:
- the LOC127535029 gene encoding synapsin-1-like isoform X3 — protein sequence MTHEVRAEIHSAPRRSVIPVGDNGSVYPQSDFDYEAAIRCLPDPGDLQSFFEDEWLGETAGPTVNLQPASEPSRAGQRSVGGPQHPAASSPPETSRPGPSVKRAGNSETQPPQKKKSKSGAKPPRATGTRPAQNPRNRAPQPVRPPGSTGVQPLAVPERQSSAGAPPRRENPTTLRTDSGES from the exons ATGACTCACG AAGTTAGAGCCGAGATCCATTCAGCACCAAGACGTTCTG TGATCCCAGTGGGCGACAACGGATCTGTCTATCCGCAATCAGATTTCg ATTATGAAGCGGCTATAAGGTGCCTACCGGATCCGGGTGATTTGCAGTCCTTTTTTGAGGATGAATGGTTGGGTGAAACAGCGGGTCCCACCGTGAATCTTCAGCCGGCCAGTGAACCTTCTCGAGCCGGTCAGAGGTCGGTCGGAGGTCCGCAGCATCCTGCAGCTTCATCTCCGCCGGAGACTTCCCGACCCGGGCCTAGCGTGAAACGTGCCGGCAATTCAGAGACACAACCCCCGCAGAAAAAGAAGTCCAAGTCCGGGGCGAAGCCTCCGAGAGCCACGGGCACTCGACCAGCTCAAAACCCCAGAAACAGAGCACCTCAGCCGGTCAGACCGCCCGGCAGCACCGGTGTTCAGCCTCTGGCGGTTCCCGAACGTCAGAGCTCAGCCGGAGCTCCACCACGGCGTGAAAACCCGACTACACTGAGGACAGACTCGGGTGAGTCTTAA
- the LOC110962623 gene encoding periphilin-1-like, producing MAYRRGRKSIREEYEDHFSSADAREVTVHRVVNIVEKRNPMSRLGVEFDRGFNDDSWYGNPRNYHESYQDSYQDNYQEERGHSEGSYPSNDRRYFDDNHNFGNYRRHSSPPRNGASYSQQSYGRDDLRHQLESRSSGRPHHFRKRGQGLGPPPRTEQDRKAKEDRDDYRTCQPLVITRDRSPGRREAQPSVTVRSGSNTNRNFSPDRDKGYPYQQAQQKHKPNVVTSHTISSSVEGPSHGSGSSKEKPSASVAVSEEVAAASMEPKLTPEEDFKARRLEAIKAKALEIETHYRQDCETFRTVVKMLVAKEPSLDNLLQAPLDANLLEIKQHCLDALRNFMKELDEI from the exons A TGGCATATCGCCGTGGTCGAAAAAGTATTAGAGAGGAATATGAAGACCACTTCTCATCAGCAGATGCAAGAGAG GTGACGGTTCATCGAGTTGTCAATATTGTTGAAAAGAGGAACCCAATGTCACGACTGGGGGTGGAATTTGATAGAGGATTTAATGATGACTCATGGTATGGCAATCCTCGAAATTACCACGAAAGTTACCAGGACAGTTACCAGGACAATTACCAGGAAGAAAGAGGTCACAGCGAAGGGAGCTATCCATCCAATGACCGCCGGTACTTTGACGATAACCATAACTTTGGAAATTATCGCAGACATTCCTCTCCACCACGAAAT gGGGCCTCGTACTCTCAACAGAGCTATGGAAGAGATGATCTGAGGCATCAGTTAGAATCAAG GAGCAGTGGTAGACCTCATCATTTCCGCAAAAGAGGTCAAGGGTTAGGCCCTCCTCCGAGGACAGAACAGGACAGAAAAGCCAA AGAAGACCGTGATGACTACAGGACCTGTCAGCCTCTTGTAATCACGCGGGACCGCTCTCCTGGAAGGAGGGAAGCCCAGCCATCTGTAACTGTTCGCTCTGGATCAAATACCAACAGGAACTTCTCTCCTGACAGGGACAAAGGCTATCCATATCAGCAGGCACAGCAAAAGC ATAAGCCCAATGTGGTGACGAGCCACACTATCAGCAGCTCTGTAGAGGGGCCTTCTCATGGTTCAGGATCTTCAAAG GAAAAACCTTCAGCATCTGTAGCGGTGTCGGAGGAGGTGGCGGCTGCCAGCATGGAGCCAAAGCTGACACCAGAGGAGGACTTCAAGGCTCGCCGGTTGGAGGCCATTAAGGCTAAGGCGCTGGAAATTGAGACG CATTACAGGCAGGACTGTGAGACATTTCGCACAGTGGTGAAGATGCTGGTGGCCAAGGAGCCCAGCTTGGATAATCTGCTGCAAGCTCCACTAGATGCAAACCTGTTGGAGATCAAACAGCACTGCCTCGACGCCCTCAGAAACTTTATGAAGGAGCTCGATGAGATATGA
- the LOC127535029 gene encoding uncharacterized protein LOC127535029 isoform X2, with protein sequence MTHEVRAEIHSAPRRSVIPVGDNGSVYPQSDFDYEAAIRCLPDPGDLQSFFEDEWLGETAGPTVNLQPASEPSRAGQRSVGGPQHPAASSPPETSRPGPSVKRAGNSETQPPQKKKSKSGAKPPRATGTRPAQNPRNRAPQPVRPPGSTGVQPLAVPERQSSAGAPPRRENPTTLRTDSDPQPAVSDPADSIIIPDTPPTSPTEQQPPSVPVLLAADPQPSTSYSHAATNVLWAPQKPVQRRARKVTAKNTTAKRLFNEVHQNAATPAPLHRSEETNPLPESQRGPEQQLHISEETNLPPESQSGPKRLKPPHVTLQLLCQVVQTFMSSVLTLCEKM encoded by the exons ATGACTCACG AAGTTAGAGCCGAGATCCATTCAGCACCAAGACGTTCTG TGATCCCAGTGGGCGACAACGGATCTGTCTATCCGCAATCAGATTTCg ATTATGAAGCGGCTATAAGGTGCCTACCGGATCCGGGTGATTTGCAGTCCTTTTTTGAGGATGAATGGTTGGGTGAAACAGCGGGTCCCACCGTGAATCTTCAGCCGGCCAGTGAACCTTCTCGAGCCGGTCAGAGGTCGGTCGGAGGTCCGCAGCATCCTGCAGCTTCATCTCCGCCGGAGACTTCCCGACCCGGGCCTAGCGTGAAACGTGCCGGCAATTCAGAGACACAACCCCCGCAGAAAAAGAAGTCCAAGTCCGGGGCGAAGCCTCCGAGAGCCACGGGCACTCGACCAGCTCAAAACCCCAGAAACAGAGCACCTCAGCCGGTCAGACCGCCCGGCAGCACCGGTGTTCAGCCTCTGGCGGTTCCCGAACGTCAGAGCTCAGCCGGAGCTCCACCACGGCGTGAAAACCCGACTACACTGAGGACAGACTCGG ATCCACAACCTGCAGTATCAGATCCAGCGGACTCAATCATCATTCCAGACACACCTCCAACCTCACCAACAGAACAGCAACCTCCTTCTGTGCCAGTTCTGCTGGCTGCAGATCCACAGCCATCTACATCCTACAGCCATGCTGCAACCAACGTACTCTGGGCACCGCAGAAGCCTGTACAACGCCGTGCTCGAAAAGTGACGGCGAAGAACACAACTGCCAAGCGGTTGTTTAATG aggTCCATCAAAACGCAGCAACCCCAGCACCACTGCATAGGAGTGAGGAGACAAACCCGCTACCAGAAAGTCAGAGGGGGCCAGAACAACAACTGCATATAAGTGAGGAGACAAACCTGCCACCTGAAAGTCAGAGCGGGCCGAAACGGTTGAAACCACCCCACGTCACTCTTCAGCTACTGTGTCAAGTAGTACAAACTTTCATGTCCTCTGTTTTAACCTTGTGtgagaaaatgtaa